One genomic segment of Impatiens glandulifera chromosome 6, dImpGla2.1, whole genome shotgun sequence includes these proteins:
- the LOC124942702 gene encoding 18.1 kDa class I heat shock protein-like encodes MALIPSIFGGRQSNVFFDPFSQDLWDSTFESGLIPFSSSNSSHRETSAFAAARIDWKETPEAHVFTADLPGLKKDEVKVEVEEDRVLQISGERNKEQEEKTDKWHRLERSSGKFQRRFRLPENAKMEQIKATMENGVLKVTVPKEPENKPEVKSIDISG; translated from the coding sequence ATGGCCTTAATTCCGAGCATTTTTGGTGGTCGACAAAGCAACGTCTTCTTCGATCCCTTCTCTCAAGACCTCTGGGATTCGACCTTCGAATCAGGATTAATCCCTTTCTCCTCCTCCAATTCCTCTCACCGCGAGACCTCGGCCTTCGCAGCCGCCAGAATCGACTGGAAGGAAACGCCGGAGGCTCACGTGTTTACGGCAGACTTACCTGGGCTGAAGAAGGACGAGGTCAAAGTGGAGGTCGAAGAAGATCGGGTTCTTCAGATCAGCGGGGAGAGGAACAAAGAACAGGAAGAGAAGACCGATAAGTGGCATCGGCTGGAGCGGAGCAGCGGAAAGTTCCAGCGCCGGTTCAGGTTGCCGGAGAATGCCAAGATGGAGCAGATAAAGGCGACCATGGAGAACGGCGTCCTCAAGGTGACCGTGCCAAAGGAGCCCGAGAACAAGCCGGAGGTGAAGTCAATTGACATTTCCGGCTGA